A portion of the Cyanobium sp. PCC 7001 genome contains these proteins:
- a CDS encoding response regulator transcription factor gives MRARLLVVEDDETIRETLQEALELEGFSVTACANGRDALNALQRSARPQPGRDDPGEGFALVVLDLMLPGLGGLDVCRALRAASNFTPILVVSARDSETDRVLGLEVGADDYLVKPFGMRELVARCRALLRRSASQGAAEKVLEHANIKLYQEECRVTRDGLPVNLSPKEYRLLELFMQHPRRVWSRDKLLEHVWGVDYFGDSKTVDVHIRWLREKIEEEPSAPCHLVTVRGFGYRFG, from the coding sequence ATGCGCGCGCGCCTCCTGGTCGTCGAAGACGACGAGACCATCCGCGAAACCCTGCAGGAAGCCCTGGAGCTGGAGGGCTTCAGTGTCACGGCCTGCGCCAATGGCCGCGACGCCCTCAATGCCCTGCAGCGCAGTGCCAGGCCCCAGCCCGGCAGGGACGATCCCGGCGAGGGTTTCGCCCTGGTGGTGCTCGACCTGATGCTGCCGGGGCTGGGCGGACTCGACGTCTGCCGGGCCCTGCGCGCCGCCAGCAATTTCACCCCGATCCTGGTGGTGAGCGCCCGGGACAGCGAGACCGACCGGGTGCTGGGCCTTGAGGTGGGCGCCGACGACTACCTGGTGAAGCCCTTCGGAATGCGCGAGCTCGTGGCCCGCTGCCGGGCCCTGCTACGGCGCAGCGCCAGCCAGGGAGCGGCCGAGAAGGTGCTGGAGCACGCCAACATCAAGCTCTATCAGGAGGAATGCCGGGTCACCCGCGATGGGTTGCCGGTGAACCTCTCCCCGAAGGAGTACCGCCTGCTGGAGCTGTTCATGCAGCATCCCCGCCGAGTCTGGAGCCGCGACAAGCTGCTCGAGCACGTGTGGGGCGTGGACTACTTCGGCGACAGCAAGACCGTGGATGTCCACATCCGCTGGCTGCGGGAGAAGATCGAGGAGGAACCCTCTGCGCCCTGCCATCTGGTCACCGTGCGTGGCTTCGGCTACCGCTTTGGCTGA
- a CDS encoding cell wall metabolism sensor histidine kinase WalK, producing MAGSLGLGRWWRRAGNGGGGPSARQLLRWMDASPMGWVLLDPEERIQHISPLAERILCRERGRQEGSQRVAGNPITAICDDPGLLGSIALAQRQGRRQRLEWRYGGEDFDLAVVPGLDGWLAVQLQSRRSLEAQLEQQERWVSDVAHELKTPLTALLLVGDSLAAQVNDRNARLVERLQRELRRLQDLVVNLLELSRLENTLPGQGLRVDGVDLVQLVEQVWLGLRPLADQRGIALTLLAGEEGSGAGYAIRGDGARLHRAVLNLLDNALRFSPDGEAVEVALAGRGGWCQLSVRDAGPGLSEDDLTHMFERFYRGDSARARHEDAGSRGGGGGSGSGLGLAIVQQIAVSHGGRVQASNHPDGGALLELILPREPSTLTPRAGER from the coding sequence ATGGCGGGCTCCCTGGGGCTGGGCCGCTGGTGGAGGCGTGCCGGCAATGGCGGCGGCGGCCCCAGCGCGCGCCAGCTGCTGCGCTGGATGGATGCGTCCCCCATGGGCTGGGTGCTGCTCGATCCGGAGGAGCGGATCCAGCACATCAGCCCCCTGGCCGAGCGGATCCTCTGCCGCGAGCGGGGCCGGCAGGAAGGAAGCCAGCGGGTGGCCGGCAACCCCATCACTGCCATCTGCGACGATCCCGGTCTGCTGGGCTCCATCGCCCTGGCGCAGCGCCAGGGGCGGCGGCAACGGCTGGAATGGCGCTACGGCGGTGAGGACTTCGATCTGGCGGTGGTGCCGGGTCTCGATGGCTGGCTCGCGGTGCAACTGCAGAGCCGCCGCTCGCTGGAGGCCCAGCTGGAGCAACAGGAGCGGTGGGTGAGCGACGTGGCCCACGAGCTCAAGACCCCACTCACGGCCCTGCTGCTGGTGGGCGACAGCCTGGCCGCCCAGGTGAACGACCGCAATGCGCGGCTGGTGGAGCGGCTGCAGCGGGAACTGCGGCGGCTCCAGGACCTTGTGGTGAACCTGCTGGAACTGTCGCGGCTGGAGAACACCCTGCCCGGCCAGGGTCTGCGGGTGGACGGGGTGGATCTCGTGCAGCTGGTGGAGCAGGTGTGGCTGGGTCTGAGACCCCTGGCCGACCAGCGGGGCATCGCGCTCACGCTGCTGGCCGGGGAAGAGGGCTCGGGCGCCGGATACGCGATCCGGGGCGACGGGGCGCGGCTGCACCGGGCGGTGCTGAACCTGCTGGACAACGCCCTGCGGTTCAGTCCCGACGGGGAGGCGGTGGAGGTGGCCCTGGCCGGCCGCGGTGGCTGGTGCCAACTCAGCGTGCGTGATGCCGGGCCGGGCCTCAGCGAGGACGACCTCACCCACATGTTCGAGCGCTTCTACCGCGGCGACAGCGCCCGCGCCCGGCACGAGGACGCCGGCAGCCGCGGTGGTGGCGGGGGCAGCGGCAGCGGTCTGGGCCTGGCGATCGTGCAGCAGATCGCCGTGAGCCATGGCGGCAGGGTTCAGGCCAGCAACCATCCCGATGGCGGTGCGTTGCTGGAGCTGATCCTGCCGCGGGAACCGAGCACCCTCACGCCCCGAGCGGGGGAGCGCTGA
- a CDS encoding phycobilisome rod-core linker polypeptide, with the protein MALVKAPVLGIERFAGARNKENWAHASEDDRATIIRAVYQQVLGNQYIMKSERLEGLESLFRNGDLSVREFVRLVAKSGLYKEKFFENCNPYRFIELNFKHLLGRAPNNSQEMLDHFTILQDQGYDAEIDSYVDSDEYQHRFGQDVVPYIHGWDYSPGQQGRQFSWVFQLARGAAASVKGDSAGVQSRLNRVVHRNRPVAVNPPSSGPAYFRSSVGSGAYASDGGEAPAAVFNTERTDRINGLPVMAGARGSDSSSGRLVTLLVTGVANNAYSRTAETVIRVPFTRMNEALQRVNRLGGRVVEVSVR; encoded by the coding sequence ATGGCTCTGGTCAAGGCCCCCGTTCTGGGGATTGAACGCTTCGCAGGCGCCCGCAACAAGGAAAACTGGGCCCACGCCAGTGAGGATGACCGCGCCACCATCATCCGCGCCGTTTACCAGCAGGTGCTGGGCAACCAGTACATCATGAAGAGCGAGCGGCTCGAGGGGCTGGAATCCCTGTTCCGCAATGGCGATCTGAGCGTGCGTGAGTTCGTGCGGCTGGTGGCCAAGAGCGGCCTCTACAAGGAGAAGTTCTTCGAGAACTGCAACCCCTACCGCTTCATCGAGCTGAACTTCAAGCATCTGCTGGGGCGGGCGCCCAACAACAGTCAGGAGATGCTGGATCACTTCACCATCCTGCAGGACCAGGGCTACGACGCCGAGATCGACTCCTATGTCGACAGCGATGAATACCAGCACCGTTTCGGTCAGGATGTGGTGCCCTACATCCATGGCTGGGACTATTCCCCGGGCCAGCAGGGCCGCCAGTTCTCCTGGGTGTTCCAGCTGGCCCGGGGTGCGGCGGCCTCGGTGAAGGGCGACTCCGCCGGTGTGCAGTCCCGCCTCAACCGGGTGGTGCATCGCAACCGCCCCGTGGCGGTGAATCCGCCCAGCTCCGGTCCGGCCTACTTCCGCTCTTCGGTGGGCTCCGGTGCGTATGCCAGCGATGGCGGTGAAGCCCCCGCTGCCGTGTTCAACACCGAGCGCACCGACCGCATCAACGGCCTGCCGGTGATGGCCGGCGCCAGGGGTTCCGACAGCAGCAGCGGCCGCCTGGTGACCCTGCTGGTGACCGGCGTGGCCAACAACGCCTACTCCCGCACCGCCGAAACCGTGATCCGCGTGCCCTTCACCCGCATGAACGAGGCCCTGCAGCGGGTGAACCGCCTGGGTGGCCGGGTGGTGGAGGTGAGCGTGCGTTGA
- a CDS encoding peptide chain release factor 3, which yields MAAPVTGWQAGAMASSTSGSGGTTATSPSPTTSPAPSSTASPSASGDARSEAGGSASGASAELAALAEAVARRRNFAIISHPDAGKTTLTEKLLLYGGAIQQAGAVKAKGEQRKVTSDWMELEKQRGISITSTVLQFDYAGSTINLLDTPGHQDFSEDTYRTLAAADNAVMLEDAAKGLEPQTRKLFEVCRLRRIPIFTFINKMDRPGRDPLELLDEIEQELGLACWPVNWPIGSGDRFRGVIDRRSHAVILFQRAERGRASEEKVLSVEEARSSGAVEPELLEAALEELELLEGAGAELDLERVHAGELSPVFFGSAMTNFGVRPFLDAFLELAQKPTPRASSAGAINPIGPGFSGFVFKLQANMDPRHRDRVAFVRVCSGRFEKDMTVQHARTGKAIRLSRPQKLFGQDREVVEDAYPGDVIGLNNPGMFAIGDTLYLGPKVEYEGIPCFSPEIFAWLRNPNPSAFKSFRKGVNELREEGAVQILYDTDQSKRDPILAAVGQLQLEVVQYRLENEYGVKTRLEPMGFTVARWVSGGWPALESVGRIFNCKPVRDAWDRPVLLFKNDWNLNQLQEDHPELELSTVAPVVSGVEPITL from the coding sequence ATGGCTGCCCCCGTCACCGGCTGGCAGGCTGGGGCCATGGCCAGCTCCACTTCCGGCAGCGGTGGCACCACTGCCACCAGCCCCAGCCCCACCACCAGCCCCGCCCCCAGCTCCACCGCCAGCCCCAGCGCCAGTGGCGATGCCCGCAGCGAGGCCGGCGGGTCGGCCTCCGGCGCCTCTGCCGAGCTGGCGGCGCTGGCCGAGGCGGTGGCCCGTCGGCGCAACTTCGCGATCATTTCCCATCCCGACGCGGGCAAGACCACGCTCACCGAGAAGCTGCTGCTCTACGGCGGTGCCATCCAGCAGGCGGGCGCGGTGAAGGCCAAGGGGGAACAGCGCAAGGTGACCTCCGACTGGATGGAGCTGGAGAAGCAGCGGGGCATCTCGATCACCTCCACCGTGCTGCAGTTCGACTACGCCGGCAGCACCATCAACCTGCTCGACACCCCCGGCCACCAGGACTTCTCCGAAGACACCTACCGCACCCTCGCCGCCGCCGACAACGCGGTGATGCTGGAGGACGCGGCCAAGGGCCTCGAACCCCAGACCCGCAAGCTGTTCGAGGTGTGCCGCCTGCGGCGCATCCCGATCTTCACCTTCATCAACAAGATGGACCGGCCGGGGCGGGACCCCCTAGAGCTGCTCGATGAGATCGAGCAGGAGCTGGGCCTGGCCTGCTGGCCCGTGAACTGGCCGATCGGCAGCGGCGACCGGTTCCGCGGCGTGATCGACCGGCGCAGCCACGCCGTGATCCTGTTCCAGCGGGCCGAGCGGGGCCGGGCGTCGGAGGAGAAGGTGCTGAGCGTGGAGGAGGCCCGCAGCTCCGGTGCCGTGGAGCCTGAGCTGCTGGAGGCGGCCCTGGAGGAACTGGAGCTGCTGGAGGGGGCCGGCGCCGAGCTCGATCTGGAGCGGGTGCATGCGGGCGAGCTGAGCCCGGTGTTCTTCGGCTCGGCGATGACCAATTTCGGTGTGCGCCCCTTCCTGGATGCCTTCCTGGAGCTGGCCCAGAAGCCCACGCCCCGGGCCAGCAGCGCTGGAGCGATCAATCCGATCGGGCCTGGTTTCAGCGGCTTCGTGTTCAAGCTGCAGGCCAACATGGACCCCCGTCACCGCGACCGGGTGGCCTTCGTGCGGGTGTGCTCCGGCAGGTTCGAGAAGGACATGACGGTGCAGCATGCGCGCACCGGCAAGGCGATCCGCCTGTCGCGGCCCCAGAAGCTGTTCGGTCAGGACCGGGAGGTGGTGGAGGATGCCTACCCCGGTGATGTGATCGGCCTCAACAACCCGGGCATGTTCGCCATCGGTGACACCCTCTACCTGGGTCCGAAGGTGGAATACGAGGGCATTCCCTGCTTTTCACCCGAGATCTTCGCCTGGCTGCGCAATCCCAACCCCTCGGCCTTCAAGAGCTTCCGTAAGGGGGTCAATGAACTGCGCGAAGAGGGAGCGGTGCAGATCCTCTACGACACCGACCAGAGCAAGCGCGATCCGATCCTCGCCGCGGTGGGCCAGCTGCAGCTGGAGGTGGTGCAGTACCGCCTCGAGAACGAATACGGGGTGAAGACCCGGCTGGAGCCGATGGGTTTCACGGTGGCCCGCTGGGTGAGTGGCGGCTGGCCGGCCCTGGAGTCGGTGGGGCGGATCTTCAACTGCAAGCCCGTGCGCGATGCCTGGGACCGTCCGGTGCTGCTGTTCAAGAACGACTGGAACCTGAACCAGCTTCAGGAGGACCATCCCGAGCTTGAGCTCAGCACCGTGGCCCCGGTGGTGAGCGGGGTGGAGCCCATCACCCTCTGA
- the nrdJ gene encoding ribonucleoside-triphosphate reductase, adenosylcobalamin-dependent — MTLTPTRAGASDQAPSVHESGMAPEGAASARAASASTELTSTELSGGFPATAPAANPVFYRTYSRKTSSGRESWHEVAERNLEGLRKLGHLNEAEVQLLRRMQQEQKALPSGRWLWIGGTPWIEQPENFSGAYNCTSTNLVDWEAFGLMMDLAMMGCGTGAIIEPHLIARLPVVLNRLVITGVTDIGSTPPEARQEHTSHTVDGNHVHIKVGDTRRGWVDSYQLLLELCSDQRFGSPEQPGEIQVSVDLSDVRPVGETLKGFGGMANPVKLRDLYGRVAQILAKALGRQLTSVECCLLIDEAAVTIVAGNIRRSAGMRQFASDDSAAATAKDNLWQQDSDGNWRIDPERDALRMANHTRVFHTRPSREVVLEAVTKQFQSGEGAIQFAPEAIARSNADLLPTPELRQEFIGIYCDQGREQAAAWLQLHHPGLEADELEHRLGRYGLNPCGEILGADFHCNLAEIHLNQIHPTDFQAQEDAFRAGGIAVACLLNHRFEVERYRQSRAWDPIVGVSFTGLFDFFVHAFGTPWLRWWEAGRPDSDEGRAFRAREADYLSRWKAIVHEAVWEYCDRHGIRRPNRCTTVQPAGTKSLLTGASPGWHPPKAQRFIRRITFRKNDPVALACLDYGYAIVPSQSDKDEQGRLLDDPFDPRCTEWLVEIPTEVSWANIPGADAVEINNFSALAQFDFYMQVQQHYTAHNTSATVEFREHEIEPLAEAIHHAIDQGHGYISAALLARFDANATFPRLPFEPIDLATYQRLNSEVEGRRRTADFFEALQRYDGGELQEAGPAGCDSDKCLLPLAKP, encoded by the coding sequence GTGACCCTGACCCCCACGCGTGCCGGTGCCAGCGATCAGGCTCCATCTGTCCACGAGAGCGGCATGGCCCCGGAGGGTGCGGCCTCTGCGCGCGCGGCCTCGGCTTCCACCGAGCTCACTTCCACCGAGCTCAGTGGAGGGTTTCCCGCCACGGCGCCAGCCGCCAATCCCGTCTTCTACCGCACCTATTCCCGCAAGACCTCGAGCGGCCGGGAGAGCTGGCACGAAGTGGCGGAGCGCAACCTCGAGGGCCTGCGCAAGCTAGGCCACCTGAACGAGGCCGAGGTGCAGCTGCTGCGCCGGATGCAGCAGGAGCAGAAGGCCCTGCCCTCGGGCCGTTGGCTCTGGATCGGAGGCACCCCCTGGATCGAACAGCCTGAGAACTTCTCCGGGGCCTACAACTGCACGTCCACCAACCTGGTGGACTGGGAGGCCTTCGGTCTGATGATGGACCTGGCGATGATGGGCTGCGGCACCGGCGCCATCATCGAGCCCCATCTGATCGCCCGCCTGCCGGTGGTGCTCAACCGTCTGGTGATCACCGGCGTCACCGACATCGGCTCCACACCACCGGAGGCCCGGCAGGAGCACACCAGCCACACTGTGGACGGCAACCACGTGCACATCAAGGTGGGGGACACCCGCCGGGGCTGGGTCGACAGCTACCAGCTGCTGCTGGAGCTGTGCAGCGACCAGCGCTTCGGCAGCCCGGAGCAGCCCGGCGAGATCCAGGTGAGCGTGGATCTCTCGGATGTGCGTCCCGTGGGCGAAACCCTCAAGGGTTTCGGAGGCATGGCCAACCCGGTGAAGCTCAGGGATCTCTACGGCCGCGTGGCCCAGATCCTCGCCAAAGCCCTGGGGCGGCAGCTCACGTCGGTGGAGTGCTGCCTGCTGATCGACGAAGCGGCCGTCACGATCGTGGCGGGCAACATCCGCCGCAGCGCCGGCATGCGCCAGTTCGCCTCCGACGACAGTGCCGCCGCCACCGCCAAGGACAACCTCTGGCAGCAGGACAGCGACGGCAACTGGCGCATCGACCCGGAGCGCGATGCCCTGCGCATGGCCAACCACACCCGGGTGTTCCACACCCGGCCCAGCCGCGAGGTGGTGCTGGAGGCGGTGACCAAGCAGTTCCAGAGCGGTGAGGGCGCCATCCAGTTCGCCCCCGAGGCGATCGCCCGCTCCAACGCCGATCTGCTGCCCACGCCGGAGCTGCGGCAGGAGTTCATCGGCATCTACTGCGATCAGGGCCGCGAGCAGGCCGCGGCGTGGCTGCAGCTGCACCATCCGGGCCTCGAGGCCGATGAGCTGGAGCACCGCCTGGGCCGCTATGGCCTCAATCCCTGCGGCGAGATCCTCGGCGCCGATTTCCACTGCAACCTGGCCGAGATCCATCTCAACCAGATCCATCCCACCGATTTCCAGGCCCAGGAGGATGCGTTCCGGGCCGGGGGCATCGCCGTGGCCTGCCTCCTCAACCACCGCTTCGAGGTGGAGCGCTACCGCCAGAGCCGGGCCTGGGATCCGATCGTGGGGGTGAGCTTCACCGGCCTGTTCGACTTCTTCGTGCATGCCTTCGGCACACCCTGGCTGCGCTGGTGGGAGGCCGGCCGGCCCGACAGCGACGAAGGCCGGGCGTTCCGCGCCCGCGAAGCCGATTACCTCAGCCGCTGGAAGGCGATCGTGCACGAGGCGGTGTGGGAATACTGCGACCGCCACGGCATCCGCCGGCCCAACCGCTGCACCACCGTGCAGCCCGCCGGCACCAAGAGCCTGCTCACCGGCGCCTCCCCCGGCTGGCATCCCCCCAAGGCGCAGCGCTTCATCCGCCGCATCACCTTCCGCAAGAACGATCCGGTGGCTCTGGCCTGCCTGGACTACGGCTACGCGATCGTGCCATCCCAGTCCGACAAGGACGAGCAGGGCCGGCTGCTGGATGACCCGTTCGATCCCCGCTGCACCGAGTGGCTGGTGGAGATCCCCACCGAAGTGAGCTGGGCCAACATTCCCGGTGCCGATGCGGTGGAGATCAACAACTTCTCGGCCCTGGCCCAGTTCGACTTCTACATGCAAGTGCAGCAGCACTACACGGCCCACAACACCTCCGCCACGGTGGAGTTCCGGGAGCATGAGATCGAACCACTGGCTGAGGCAATTCACCACGCCATCGACCAAGGGCACGGCTACATCTCCGCCGCCCTG